The candidate division KSB1 bacterium region GAGTTCAGTTATCAGGCTGAGATTTTGCGGCATTTCAAGGGATATCTGAAGATCAAATCCCCTTGGGGCCGATTAGAACAGGCCGCAGATGCCGATGGCGATCATTTTCCGGATAACGATCCCCGTCTGCCGCTGGACGAGGTTCGGTTCGGCAGCGATACGACTCGCGCGGATAGCGATGGCGATGGCCTCGATGATCTGGCTGAGTTCATGGTTGGTATTTATCGCGGTAGCGATCCGAACAAAGCCGATTCCGACGATGATGGGATTCCGGACAAGGTCGATCCCTTTCCGCTGCATCGCATGAGCCATGAGATCCCGCTCTTCACTCCGCAATGGGAGGACGATTGGAACACCTGGTATCTGCTGACGAAAGAGTTGGATTTCTCATCGACTAAATTTCTCATGAGTCAGCCACTGAATGCCAAAATTTATCTGAACTGGGATGAAAATTACCTTTATTTCGGCTGCGAGATGAATGCCCCGGCCAAGCTGCATTTGGATATCGATCTGCTCAATGATGGTTGGTGGCATGGCAAGGACAATTATCGGCTGGTGGTTGATCCATTTTCGCATCGGTTCGAGGAAATTCGAGTAATGGATACCTCCCCTTCGGTCCGCGGGTATCGCGATACACTGGGCAAAGGGGATCACGAGATGTGGGATGATGAACCATCCTATATCGCCCATTTCGGCCGCATCTTGTTAGAATCTTCTGTTGCGCTCAGAACCAGGATCAGCGAGGACCGCTACCAAATTCGGATCAAAATTCCCAATAACGAGCGGATCCCGTTTAAACTGGAGCCGGGCAAAAAGATCGGTTGGCGCATCTATTTCACCTCGCCCGATCCAGAGATCAGCAATTCCTGGGCAACGGTCTATGAGCAATACCGATTCTTCGACATAACTTTGAAACCGTAGCGAGATGAAAACCAATTCGAATTTAGCCATATTAAAAATGATCACCCTTGGGGATAAGATCTTGGTGGTCGTGTTGATCGCTGTGGGAATGCTGAGCTTGGTCGCATTGCAGCATCTGCGATCGCCTGGTGGTCGGGTGATCATCGAAGTGAGCGGCAGGGTTGTGGCCCAAAAGGATTTGGGGGCGACTCAGGAGATCGTGCTCACTGGGCCGATCGGAAAGACGATCGTGCATATTCACCAGGGCTCGGCGCGCGTCATCCATTCGGATTGCCCAGAGAAAATTTGTGTGAAAACGGGCCCAATTCGCCGCGCTGGCGAAATGATCATCTGCGTTCCCAATAAAGTCGTCGTGAAAATTGAAGGAATTCAGAAAAATCCGTTCGATGTCATCACTCAATAACAAAAATCTTGCGATGCGCAACGCTCGGTTGACCCGACTGGCATTGCTCACCGCTATGGGGTTGGTTCTGTTTCTTTTCGAATCGTTGATCCCGCGCCCATTGCCTTGGCTCAAGCCAGGCTTGGCCCACGTCGCCACGCTGATAGCACTTTATCTGATGGGGATCCCAGAAGCCCTGGTCGTCGTTGTTCTGCGCGTCATCATGGGTTCGCTGTTATTAGGAAGCCTCCTCAATCCAGCATTTATCCTATCTCTGGGAGGAGGAATTGCTGCCACTTTGGCGATGGGATTGGCCTCTCGCTTTGGTCCGAAAGTTTTCAGCATCTTCGGGATTAGCATTTTGGGTGCAGCGGTTCACAATTTCGCCCAATTATGGTTGGTTCAAATTTTAATCGTCAAGCAAGCCGAAATTTTTTATCTGGCGCCGATGATGATTTTATCCTCGCTGTTCACTGGATTCGTCGTGGCATTGTTGGCACATCTGCTGATTCAGCAAGCTGCGATGATTTTCCCAACCCGATAAAATCGCTGCTCGATTTCCATGAACATTTTCCTTCTTTTGCTGCAACTTAGCCGTCCGCGAAATACAAACTTGGTGATAGTGAACCGATGTCATGCCTGAGAATGCGGGCATCTTGAATTTTTTGATTAACGGGGCAAAAAGGATTCCTGTAACCCATGAATGACAAAATCGATACATAATCTCTTGCCAGAATTTAACCGCCCAATCCATCAGAAAATGTTAAAACCACCAAAACGGTTTTTGATTGCGATACGAGTTTGTGATTAGCGACCGAATTAATTCGGGCATTAATGACAAATTAGCAAATCTTGCGGACCGTTTCGGCGGTCTCTGAAAGCAAATATCCTACATGGACGCTAATAACCAATGGGAAGATTCCTCAGAATAATATTGAATTCTTAAGTTGACGCCAATAGCCAATCGGCGAGGA contains the following coding sequences:
- a CDS encoding NusG domain II-containing protein; protein product: MKTNSNLAILKMITLGDKILVVVLIAVGMLSLVALQHLRSPGGRVIIEVSGRVVAQKDLGATQEIVLTGPIGKTIVHIHQGSARVIHSDCPEKICVKTGPIRRAGEMIICVPNKVVVKIEGIQKNPFDVITQ
- a CDS encoding Gx transporter family protein, producing the protein MSSLNNKNLAMRNARLTRLALLTAMGLVLFLFESLIPRPLPWLKPGLAHVATLIALYLMGIPEALVVVVLRVIMGSLLLGSLLNPAFILSLGGGIAATLAMGLASRFGPKVFSIFGISILGAAVHNFAQLWLVQILIVKQAEIFYLAPMMILSSLFTGFVVALLAHLLIQQAAMIFPTR